Proteins from one Setaria italica strain Yugu1 chromosome V, Setaria_italica_v2.0, whole genome shotgun sequence genomic window:
- the LOC101759632 gene encoding protein CPR-5 has translation MDTGWLHRSGDPSGADADADAASSSAASASSAGGSASRATRLRRGVRLRLRRRRQEPPTLPARGAGGAGVQDDLALPLGMSFAAVLAQVVNVKNHSGERLQPALLSKICTSAVKESLRNIYGDKLESFMKNFEKSFSSTLTTLHLVNEMPVFEQSPIPQCSSKHEDSAAASILSTGGPQNPPQEIRQDVLNSVESRLVLYAGSNQQLTRRTRGISSPEADQRILNAFERSLKEQTRSNELKEFEIGLSMRKLQLKQSQLELNSYSHMLEKMKISLGFQKASFRGEKFKTQMQDTRHAQILRTLIDFLVSAVIIMSVCFGYGTYIYSYQRITDITAACSATSRGPKSWWMPNSVSNFNSGLLFLRCHFIAATRMGFGIVMIMAIAWLAFQRSAVSGSNMPVTFNFILLGVMCGIAGRFCANTLGGDGNIWLICWEVLCSIHLLGNCYPSVLYRVLHGPISVSHSKEVVWFPYWIRRWVFYAVLGFIIPALTGFLPFASLSDWFNHFTKELKSIFVGDEIEA, from the exons ATGGACACGGGCTGGCTCCACCGATCCGGCGACCcctccggcgccgacgccgacgccgacgctgcGTCTTCCTCGGCGGCATCGGCCTCCTCCGCGGGCGGCTCTGCCTCCCGGGCCACCCGCCTGCGCAGGGGGGTCCGGCTCCGGCTGCGACGAAGGCGGCAGGAGCCACCAACCCTGCCCGCtaggggcgcgggcggcgccggcgtgcaGGACGACCTCGCGCTGCCCCTGGGGATGTCGTTCGCGGCCGTCCTAGCGCAG GTTGTCAATGTGAAGAATCATTCAGGGGAAAGATTACAACCTGCACTCCTTTCCAAG ATATGTACATCGGCTGTGAAGGAATCATTGAGAAAT ATATATGGTGATAAGTTAGAGAGTTTTATGAAAAATTTTGAGAAATCATTCAGCAGCACACTGACGACGCTTCATCTTGTTAATGAGATGCCTGTCTTTGAACAAAGTCCTATTCCCCAATGTTCTTCTAAGCATGAAGACTCTGCAGCAGCAAGCATTTTGAGCACTGGTGGTCCACAAAATCCCCCACAGGAAATCAGGCAGGATGTTTTGAACTCAGTGGAAAGTCGGCTTGTTCTTTATGCTGGAAGCAATCAGCAGCTGACTCGCCGCACTCGTGGCATATCTTCTCCTGAAGCTGATCAGCGCATCCTTAATGCATTTGAGAGATCTTTAAAAGAGCAAACACGGTCAAACGAGCTCAAGGAATTTGAGATAGGCCTTAGCATGAGAAAATTGCAATTAAAACAGTCTCAACTAGAACTTAACTCCTACTCACACATGTTAGAAAAGATGAAAATATCCTTGGGATTTCAGAAAGCTTCCTTCCGAGGGGAGAAATTCAAGACTCAGATGCAGGACACAAGGCATGCACAAATACTGAGGACACTAATAGATTTTCTTGTTAGTGCAGTGATTATCATGTCAGTATGCTTTGGTTATGGAACTTATATCTATTCATACCAAAGAATAACTGATATTACAGCAGCATGCTCAGCCACTTCAAGG GGACCTAAATCATGGTGGATGCCAAATTCAGTGTCAAATTTCAATTCCGGGTTGCTCTTCCTAAGATGTCATTTCATAGCAGCAACACGTATGGGCTTTGGCATAGTAATGATTATGGCAATTGCTTGGCTAGCATTCCAGCGTTCTGCGGTGTCTGGATCAAATATGCCAGTAACTTTCAACTTCATTCTTTTGGGAGTTATGTGCGGCATTGCTGGAAGGTTCTGTGCCAACACTCTTGGTGGTGATGGGAACATCTGGCTCATATGCTGGGAGGTTCTTTGTTCCATCCATCTACTTGGAAATTGTTATCCATCTGTCTTGTACCGTGTTCTTCATGGTCCTATATCAGTATCTCACAGCAAGGAAGTTGTTTGGTTCCCATATTGGATTCGTCGGTGGGTATTTTATGCTGTGCTGGGGTTTATTATCCCAGCCTTGACTGGTTTCCTGCCGTTTGCTTCTCTTTCAGACTGGTTCAATCATTTCACAAAAGAACTAAAATCGATCTTTGTTGGTGACGAAATTGAGGCCTGA